The following are encoded together in the Paludisphaera mucosa genome:
- a CDS encoding caspase family protein, giving the protein MTTPRDRLPARRTKILALLIGWLAVAAARAQAPDPPPRKPQLWAMLVGIERYEDSTVFPRCRGAAADAAALGRWLIDAAGWPADHVLLLSDHEAEDLGFAEPARRPERRPATRAELDRGVREWLAGKARPGDTILIFFAGQAVGLPARAGDHATRSDRDLLLPMDARGVDVEATGWRLGDAIEGLAATGDYSIVGLLDTSPAGRVQSPRPLGNPARFEPGERMLRGIVRWPGVTAWLAAGDKPSGQDPRDGGGFLTKGLLESLGTRTDPAGLAACLDRLRRRPELAAQRFRASGGFRPDLSLWPSDVRPPRPKAEPILQRGHADRVTAVAFSGDGGRLFTAGLDSTVRIWDVADARLGRVLPHALNGVWSLAQSPDGRMLAAGGGKGEVFAYDLIDEEVVTTGRAALHRGPVERTAFLPTPADAERGSRRLVSIDNKGGCLVWDLARRRMRLAVAVAESKARLLAVAARPGSVAFALVVPDRNGVERIQAFDASGKLIASLPAASPRPTALALADDGAIAYLGREDGTVSEIALPGGATRSRAKLDGAVTAIQPCPSWLIATAGRKACVVPQGEEAVTELVLDRTIGRTAVSADGRLVAVCDAFRGELRVWELTADGAIARPIPLDLKEAGAALSLAFAAGGETLASGDGAGGIRLWEIPAGRTKVGVAAARGRVRHVAVSADERALLQVGDGGEALLWEFGEGRGARRIPGASGFRPTGEFLPNGDLALIDGEGLVVVHDRATLARKPIAFEKPRTEDGAAASSWGFHRLAVAADRRIAAGSRDGPLACVWKSEDGALVGKPIRGHDDAINVVAFANAGAELLTGSDDGLVKLWSLADREPKLLQTLGTDDAGGRSPVTSLAASPKIVREVVAGLQDGRVQLWRPGAVEPVDAIARLSGSARTVAYSPDGRLIAAAGDDRRIALIEASRPGVPIPLGTGPSHFEMINALSFWPGGKVLASAGDDAVVRLWRLADRSLIGTLAATAEGLDWVVFTPDGLYDASPVGERRVAWRLDAKDGGDFVARLDQVRRQRHVFDLVERLARAEDVVPPEAIPVGKPPRIELEPVAEVGPKDRRVELAIRLSDPDVEDLRLYHNGVPIPGELKREGREARATVTLVGGENSIYALAGKPGGVDARSNRLDLRFEGRTLGRTHILALGISKYDRQALRYADSDARAIAEFLHANRDEPGADAAEPIVLLNEDVSQRSLGEAFETLRRRVRGRPEDRIVVFLAGHTDVREGFFCLLLPKAQMPAGPEVVAMRGAEPKAVARGGAKGPDPIRDRTLLPYGLIHQNLAAAEALQRLVIVDACQAEALFDDPVVRLKQRRAIRNAAEEDAYPARTSYILASRRGERAGEAERLKHGLLTYTLLRGMGRNDLGPTPDLAMFERRPTADADGDGWVETEELRQYADLTLPTLSQAFPELVLRGAPGPARAAADAVSRDAEQTTSFPLIKTTPPPAAATAP; this is encoded by the coding sequence ATGACGACGCCCAGGGATCGCCTCCCGGCGCGGCGGACGAAGATCCTCGCCCTCCTGATCGGATGGCTCGCTGTCGCCGCGGCGCGGGCCCAGGCGCCCGATCCGCCGCCTCGCAAGCCCCAGCTCTGGGCGATGCTCGTCGGCATCGAGCGCTACGAAGACTCGACCGTCTTCCCGCGCTGCCGTGGCGCGGCGGCCGACGCCGCGGCGCTGGGACGATGGCTGATCGACGCGGCGGGATGGCCCGCCGACCACGTCCTGCTGCTCAGCGACCACGAGGCCGAGGACCTGGGCTTCGCCGAGCCGGCGCGTCGTCCCGAACGCCGGCCCGCCACCAGGGCCGAGCTGGACCGGGGCGTCCGCGAGTGGCTCGCCGGCAAGGCCCGGCCCGGCGACACGATCCTGATCTTCTTCGCCGGCCAGGCCGTGGGCCTGCCCGCGCGGGCGGGCGACCACGCGACCCGATCCGACCGCGACCTGCTGCTGCCGATGGACGCGCGCGGCGTCGACGTCGAGGCCACCGGCTGGCGGCTGGGCGACGCGATCGAGGGCCTGGCGGCGACGGGCGACTACTCGATCGTCGGCCTGCTCGACACCTCGCCCGCCGGCCGGGTCCAGTCCCCGCGGCCGCTCGGCAACCCCGCGCGGTTCGAGCCCGGCGAGCGGATGCTGCGCGGCATCGTGCGCTGGCCCGGCGTGACGGCCTGGCTCGCGGCCGGCGACAAGCCGTCGGGCCAGGACCCTCGCGATGGCGGCGGCTTCCTGACCAAGGGCCTCCTGGAATCGCTGGGGACCCGGACCGACCCCGCCGGCCTGGCCGCCTGCCTCGACCGGCTGCGGCGCAGGCCCGAGCTGGCGGCCCAGCGGTTCCGGGCCTCGGGCGGGTTCCGCCCCGACCTCAGCCTCTGGCCGTCGGACGTCCGCCCTCCCCGCCCCAAGGCGGAGCCGATCCTCCAGCGCGGCCACGCCGACCGCGTGACGGCCGTCGCGTTCAGCGGCGACGGCGGCCGCCTCTTCACCGCCGGCCTCGACTCGACCGTCCGGATCTGGGACGTCGCCGACGCCCGTCTCGGCCGGGTGTTGCCGCACGCCCTCAACGGCGTCTGGAGCCTGGCCCAGAGCCCCGACGGCCGGATGCTCGCGGCCGGCGGCGGAAAGGGCGAGGTCTTCGCCTACGACCTGATCGACGAGGAGGTCGTCACCACCGGCCGCGCGGCCCTGCACCGCGGCCCCGTCGAACGTACGGCCTTCCTGCCCACCCCCGCCGACGCCGAGCGCGGCTCGCGTCGGCTGGTCTCGATCGACAACAAGGGCGGCTGCCTCGTCTGGGACCTCGCCCGCCGGCGGATGCGGCTGGCGGTCGCCGTCGCCGAGTCGAAGGCGCGGCTGCTGGCCGTCGCCGCCCGCCCGGGATCCGTCGCCTTCGCCCTCGTCGTCCCCGACCGCAACGGCGTCGAGCGGATCCAGGCGTTCGACGCCTCGGGAAAGCTGATCGCCTCGCTGCCGGCCGCATCGCCGCGGCCGACGGCCCTCGCCCTCGCCGACGACGGCGCCATCGCCTACCTCGGCCGGGAGGACGGCACGGTGAGCGAGATCGCGCTTCCGGGCGGCGCGACCCGTTCGCGGGCGAAGCTCGATGGCGCGGTGACCGCCATCCAGCCTTGTCCGTCGTGGCTGATCGCGACCGCGGGCCGCAAGGCGTGCGTCGTGCCCCAGGGCGAAGAGGCGGTGACGGAGCTTGTCCTCGACCGCACGATCGGTCGGACTGCGGTCTCGGCCGACGGCCGTCTCGTGGCCGTCTGCGACGCCTTCCGTGGCGAACTTCGGGTCTGGGAATTGACGGCCGACGGGGCGATCGCGAGGCCGATCCCGCTCGACCTCAAGGAGGCGGGCGCGGCGCTCTCGCTCGCCTTCGCGGCGGGGGGCGAGACCCTGGCCTCCGGCGACGGCGCGGGGGGGATCCGGCTCTGGGAGATCCCCGCGGGGCGTACGAAGGTCGGCGTCGCGGCCGCTCGCGGGCGGGTCCGGCACGTCGCGGTCTCGGCCGACGAACGAGCCCTACTCCAGGTGGGCGACGGCGGCGAGGCCCTGCTCTGGGAGTTCGGCGAGGGCCGTGGCGCGCGGCGGATCCCCGGCGCCTCCGGCTTCCGGCCCACGGGCGAATTCCTGCCCAACGGCGACCTGGCGCTGATCGACGGCGAGGGGCTCGTCGTCGTCCACGACCGCGCCACGCTGGCGCGGAAGCCCATCGCCTTCGAGAAGCCTCGCACCGAGGACGGTGCGGCGGCGTCGAGCTGGGGCTTCCACCGCCTGGCCGTCGCGGCCGACCGCCGCATCGCCGCCGGCAGCCGCGACGGACCCCTCGCGTGCGTCTGGAAGTCCGAGGACGGTGCGCTCGTCGGCAAGCCGATCCGCGGCCACGACGACGCGATCAACGTCGTGGCCTTCGCGAACGCCGGCGCCGAGCTGCTCACGGGCTCCGACGACGGCCTGGTCAAGCTCTGGAGCCTCGCCGATCGCGAGCCGAAGCTGCTCCAAACGCTGGGGACGGACGACGCGGGGGGCCGGTCGCCCGTGACGTCGCTGGCCGCCTCGCCGAAAATCGTCCGCGAGGTCGTCGCGGGTCTCCAGGACGGCCGGGTGCAGCTCTGGCGTCCGGGGGCCGTCGAGCCCGTCGACGCGATCGCGCGTCTCTCGGGATCCGCCCGCACGGTCGCGTATTCTCCCGACGGCCGGCTGATCGCCGCGGCCGGCGACGACCGCCGGATCGCCCTGATCGAGGCGTCCCGCCCCGGCGTGCCGATCCCATTGGGGACCGGCCCCAGCCACTTCGAGATGATCAACGCCCTGTCGTTCTGGCCCGGCGGCAAGGTGCTCGCGAGCGCCGGCGACGACGCCGTGGTGCGGCTCTGGCGGCTGGCCGATCGCTCGCTGATCGGCACGCTGGCGGCGACCGCCGAAGGCCTCGACTGGGTCGTCTTCACGCCAGATGGGCTCTACGACGCCTCGCCCGTCGGGGAGCGCCGGGTGGCCTGGCGGCTCGACGCGAAGGACGGCGGCGATTTCGTCGCGCGTCTCGATCAGGTCCGTCGCCAGCGCCACGTCTTCGACCTGGTCGAGCGGCTCGCCCGGGCCGAGGACGTCGTCCCCCCCGAGGCGATCCCGGTCGGCAAGCCGCCGCGGATCGAGCTGGAGCCCGTCGCCGAGGTCGGCCCGAAAGATCGCCGCGTCGAGCTGGCGATCCGGCTCAGCGACCCCGACGTCGAGGACTTACGCCTCTACCACAACGGCGTGCCGATCCCCGGGGAGCTGAAGCGGGAGGGTCGCGAGGCCCGCGCCACGGTGACGCTCGTCGGCGGCGAGAACTCGATCTACGCGCTGGCCGGCAAACCCGGGGGCGTCGACGCCCGCTCGAACCGCCTCGACCTCCGGTTCGAGGGCCGGACGCTCGGCCGCACCCACATTTTGGCGCTGGGGATCAGCAAGTACGACCGCCAGGCGCTCCGCTACGCCGACTCCGACGCGCGGGCGATCGCCGAGTTCCTCCACGCCAACCGCGACGAGCCCGGGGCCGACGCCGCCGAGCCGATCGTGCTGCTCAACGAGGACGTCTCCCAGCGCTCCCTGGGCGAGGCCTTCGAGACCCTCCGGCGCCGCGTCCGGGGCCGGCCGGAGGATCGCATCGTCGTCTTCCTGGCGGGCCATACCGACGTCCGTGAGGGCTTCTTCTGCCTGCTCCTCCCCAAAGCCCAGATGCCCGCCGGGCCCGAGGTCGTCGCGATGCGCGGCGCGGAGCCGAAGGCCGTGGCGCGCGGCGGGGCGAAGGGCCCCGACCCGATCCGCGACCGGACGCTCTTGCCGTACGGCCTGATCCACCAGAACCTGGCGGCGGCCGAGGCCCTGCAGCGGCTGGTCATCGTCGACGCCTGCCAGGCCGAGGCCCTGTTCGACGACCCGGTGGTCCGCCTGAAGCAACGGCGGGCGATCCGAAACGCGGCCGAGGAGGATGCGTACCCGGCGCGGACGTCGTACATCCTCGCGTCCCGCCGCGGCGAGCGCGCCGGCGAGGCCGAGCGGCTGAAGCACGGCCTGCTCACCTACACCCTCCTCCGCGGCATGGGCCGCAATGACCTGGGCCCGACGCCCGACCTGGCCATGTTCGAGCGGCGCCCGACCGCCGACGCCGACGGCGACGGCTGGGTGGAGACCGAGGAGCTGCGGCAGTACGCCGACCTCACCCTGCCGACCCTCTCCCAGGCCTTCCCCGAGCTGGTCCTCCGCGGCGCACCCGGCCCCGCGCGGGCCGCCGCCGACGCCGTCTCGCGCGACGCCGAGCAGACGACGTCGTTCCCGCTGATCAAGACGACGCCCCCGCCGGCCGCCGCCACGGCGCCCTGA